The sequence gaaaaaacggacctgaaaattCGGTGACTGGATGGTGGACCAGATCTTTGACCTATTAGAGGATGAAGATGGGCAGAAATTCACACCTGATCCTTTTgacctgtaccggtacccacaccTACCCACAAGTCATGTTGCTGCGCATGCGTCCTCGGAATGGTGAACTAGCTtattttcacatacatgtaccttccagtcgccatcttgtttccgATCGACAATTCGAAGACTCAGTACTGTCATGGATTACTAGTTGACACATTAATTGCTAAAATAACGCATAGCTGCACACTAAAGGCTTAGTCTTGAACTTCTGCTACCAGTTTGTGTCTTCaccatgtttgtgttttcttcATCCTGTTTGTATTTACtttacatgtttgtgtttacataaccatgtttgtgtttacttcacattatttgtgttttctttaccATGTTTTTTTCAGGATGTGGCTGCGCATAACTCTGACGTCATCTTTGCTAAGCTGGACGTCGATAAGAATGGCGTAAGTATCCGTTCAGGCCTCAAAGCAAATTCAATTTTTAACATGCTTTGGCCTTGGCCATCAAATCCAAATATTGGATGATGCTGTACTCACGTTTAGAAAGAAGCTTTGAACCCCATGCACAGTAAAGAACCCATCACTGTTAACGATTACAGAGTAGGGCTCCCTCCTAGTTGTGTGAGGGGACCCAACAAGCTGTCTTTGACTGGCACATTCTAATGTGCTATAGTATCATATGCAGCTTAAACTGGCACATACTAATGTGCTATAGTATCATATGCAGCTTACAGcatacaaacatgtctacattttctAGGAGACCGCTAGTCACTGTGACATCAGCTCCGTCCCTATATTCCACTGCTACAAGAATGGCAAAAAGGTACAACGACTTCCATCTTTCAAGATTTAACAATTTTGAGGGTCATTTTTCTGCTCATGTCATGATTCACATGAGTAATGGTGGTCCGCGCGTCTGTGGGGATAAAGGTATCACGTATAGAGGATACAGGTATAGAGGATACAGCCATAGTTCTAGGTAAGGGTGTAGGGGTACATGCATAGGTGCCGGGGCTCAggtacaggggggggggggcaattcaAGGGTACAGGTATAGAGGTTACAGGTAAAGAGAGTCCACgtatacaggtacatgtatcggGTACACTGTTACAGTTATAGAGGTTACAGGCGTGTGTGTACAGGTATAGAGGGCACGGTCATATGGGTACATACCTGTATGCTCACCGTTGGAACATCTTGGTCTCATTCCGGCTTGTTGTTTTGCAGGCTGACGAGTATTCCGGAACCGCTTATGAGCAGAAGTTGCAGAGGGAACTTGTGGACAAGAACAAGGAGGAGTGACTCGCTCAAGATCGTACCTAGCATAGAAACGTCAGAGTTAGCGGGTCAAACTGTTAAATTAATGTTTAGATTTGTCCATAATAGAGTAACATTTGCTTAAAAAAATTCGTGCTTAATGGGAATCAACAAAATAGTTAGACTATTCACCTCAATTTCTTAGAAGTActgttttttcatcattttgtaaCGTTTCTATCATATTTGCACCTGTTTAGACATGAATCATGTTTGAAAGTCAGCGCAGTACTAATAGAATAATAAAACGTAGTTGAACATTTGGCACATTGTTATATTAACATTGTTAAGATTTGAAGTTGACCAGGATGCTTATTGCAAGATATAATGTACACGTTTTAGATGCACAGGTTATTGTACACATTTATTCTTAAGGCTACACACTCTATGTCTTGAGACAGGTGTACACGTTAAAACGACTAAAGGCTTTTGAGGGTCCATGTTTAAGTTCACATTTCTTATGATATACTGTGAAATGATATTAAATactaacatggctgaaaagtGTAAGACGtagtttgtgtcttttgttttttgttaaTTGTGGGCCCGGGCGAGTCTTACTGCCGGGTAAGGTTCAGCGTCGAAAGAGATCCGTCCCTTTACGATAGTCACAACCCCCTGCTACGTCGTGTGAGCGCCTAAGTGCAATACCTTGCTCCATGGATGATCAAAAATACAGCACTGCAATATAATGCCCCACCATCGTCTTATGTTGTGTCTGCaggtagaaaaatattttgtttaccGTCATGCATGGGGAACAGATCTAAGGAGCGTTCGAACCTGTGATGCAAGTCAGCGAATAGCTATAGGAACCGCCCTCCCTATCTGCACCTGCAAGATCGCTGATGCAATGCAAAAGGCAGTGGGAAAGTCTGTCGATGAAACGATCCCATCAACTTGTCAACTTGGCAATTATTACTTTTAGTCATGCAAGGACATGTAAAGGAAGTTAAGTTCTCTGGGAAAAGCCCCGAGTTTTTGTTCAGAAGGACAGCCAATGGAAACCCAGCTGTAATACTGAAGTGACACCTAGCGATCCATGCCCAAAGTGTACTCCACACGTTCTGCTGTTCTTGCCTAAATTGCTAGCATTCGATGCATGTTGACCTATAACCCTAAACGTACAAGGAAATGTTTTTGGAAAGATACAGAGCTGACTATCTCCGGTCAGCTGTAGCTGTGGTGGTTGTTCTGTCTTGTCTGGTGACTGATGCCGTAGAAGGTAAGGTTGTCGGGGCGTTCGTGCTTCCCCACGGCGGGATAGCGCTCGATCCTGCCCGCTTCAACACAACCAACCAGACGGCACTGGAGCAGGCATGGCAGATACACAGCGCAGCTCGGAAGGTGATCTATTAATGGCCATGATGTGAACTGGTTTATGTGACAACACACATAGAAGTGCATCATTGTATCCTAGGGCTAAATTGCAGATGCAACGTTACATGCATACTAACACTATGAATACGAAAGCTGTTACTAAATCATTAAAGTAAACACCTGTTTAATGTTAAATGTACTTGACATTTAAAAGCCATAATACGCCATGTTTGTTTGCTCAATGcaacaaatgcaaaaaaaaatgcgtTAAAGAGCTTTACGCCATAGGATAAAGTGCTATTTTTACATTTGAAGTGACTGCAGATGAGCTCGTGCATGTGACTTTCTGAGCTTCCTGCCGTATGGTAAAAAAGATATCGTTTTGAACAtaaaaaacttgtttttcgcTAGATGACTCTCATCATCAATCAATACTCACAGATCACCGAGAAACCCAAACTGTATAAACGTTactgcaaggaggttaaagaatcactgGTTACTGGGACTACTGCACATTCTTCTACCCacttacaatgacaatgacaacggacaatgaagtttattgcatattcacgCCCCACTGGGGCCAAATGCAGTCAGTTTAGTACATAGTAagtaatcggaaagctatacatatatattacagtttacatgcttcttctctcttcttaaaacatgcgtggacgagcttacagagtttttccagtatatcgtagttagatgatgacataaggtatttgaacagattttCCTTCGTCAGGTGCGCATATTTCTTATCTATATGTGTAGCATTAGCGAATgcatttcgcagatctttgtacagcgaacactctaggacaaagtgtacttcgttttctacatacatgaaacTCTACTACTACAATGCTCAGAAGATCCATACCCACTGCACATCCTTTCTCCACTTCTTCCCTACTGACCCCAGGTTGGTCACCAGATCAACAGGCTCAGCCCGGACCTGTTGTTCCTCAGCACACCGCATGGCGTCGCTGATCTTACCAACTTCTTGTTCTACCTGAACCCTGAAGCATATGGCTCAGCAGACACGGACAACTGCGTTTGCCCACCCTGTTGCTACAATGTGTCCGTGGGTGCGTCTATCGGCGATTTCTCTTTTTAGGAAGCATGTATGGCTTGATTTGGGTTCCCTATCATAGTGTTGATATGTTTACCTAGAATTTAAGTAGAGCAAGGAGCTGtcattgatgaaagctccttgagtaGACTAATTGAGTAGACTAACATTTTTGGCTAGTTTGTAAAATAAACTGTAGATGCGTAAGAGATGACCATAGTGCTCTAGATTAAGTTGATCATTTGATTAATCTAACACAAACATATTCCAAAGTAATCTTTGCCTTATTCCACAGACATTAACTCAGAGATGTCGGAGACGTTGGTCGAAAAACTTAAGAGAGAGGGCGTTATGATATCGGGGCTGTCTGCCTTTGGTCCGCCAGGGGGCGCTGATGAACCATTTCCGCTAAGGTGGGCATGTTCCTGTCTGATTTGGCAAAGCATCAAATTccttgtctccaagcagaccctacggtgccttagagataatatcaaagctggccatggAGTAtaaccggccaaagggagtctaATGGGCACcggtgccggctatactccttggccagctaattCCATCTGTGTTGGCAAATGGCAGAGTCAGCCGAAAACTATCTTTAGTGTTTGGTCAGGTAAAGTTTAGTTGTGTACAGGTGTAAGATTTTGACGTCTTGGTCACTTGAAGTTCTAACTGCATCAGATGGTGCATAtggcggcacccatctccgtttctgtgcCCCTGGGCCATATaacttttgtgcaatcactaaaGAATGGGGGCAAGTCCAGCCCCAcgtccatactctttcccaaagaCTGAGTGATAAGCAGAATAAGCAACTGCACCTGAAGTTTTTTATATGACTCGACCGTGATCGAACTCGCGAACTATTAGCTTTAACGAATTTAGACAGTTCACATTTCTAAATCACCATACATTGTGGTCTTTGTTTAGATGGGCTGAGGTGATCCCCTTGCACTTCATCCCGCACCTGAACACAACCTCCGTGGTCGTGCTGTCTCACCCCAGCCGCAGGTACAACCACAGTGTCGCCATGGTGCCCGAACTTCTGCGATTAGGTGATAGCTAATACCTATGCTATTACATGTTTGCGTTTTATGCATTTATGGATTTTTAACTACCGCTTATCCAAAACGGGACGCGCAGCCGATGATATGCACATGTTTGACcgcatttgttgcaaaatgtcaCCCACCGCATAGTAGTTAGTTAGTAGTGCcaaatgttgatattttttaCAAATTCGGAAATCGCCGTAGTTCAAATGTGTTAAAATATGGGAAGGTATGTCTGTGACAAGTTTAATGGAGATAACTTATTACCTACGCCAACACCAAGCCACAAGAAGGGTCCTTTGTAAGGCTCTTCCGTCCGTCCTTACAGGAAAGTCTCTGTATAAAGAGTTGGAGGCGTCCAAAGAGCGAGTGGTGGTGATAGTGAGCGCGGACCTGGCGCACACCCACTCTGCAGACGGGCCGTACGGCTTCTCTCCCGCCGCACAGCCTTTCGACCAGGTGTTTGATTAGTGCAGTCATTTATCAGAGCATCTATTCGCAGCATTTGATAGGTCGCTGCATTATTTTAGCATTTGATTAGAGTATTTAATCATTTGTTTTGTCcaggaaggttagacatccatgtaatacatgtattaaagatAACAGTTATTCAAGAAATTAGAGAAGATTTGTGATCCGAGAAAAGTTATCACATcttattcagttgcttgagtttaTGTTATCTTGCGTACAATCACGTTGCTTTAATCCTGTTGCTTTTATATCACGAATCATTTGTTTGTGTCAACGTTTTCACATAAGAAATTCATTGCTATGTTCTCTGTCCAATGTTATCTTTcgttttcaatgttttttcatcatgatgttgttgtttttctcggCTTTAATGTACATTACCTTCGTGTTGTATATTAGTATCTGCGTTTACTTGCACTTTTATTATAATACATTCAGAAGAAATGTTTAACATCACAGCCAAAATTCGTATTAAAAAGGAATATCTGTCAAATTTTCTCGGTAAGCAGGCGTGTGGTGAGTGGGCGTCTACCCTTGACCCTACCCCTTTACTGGTCAACGCCACAAGCCTGGTGGACGACGCTCTGTCCTGTGGCTACACCGGCCTGGTCATGCTGCACGCCATCTTGTCTACGTCATCAATATGGCGGCCAACCCTCCTGGTGAACCACCATCCCAGCTACTACGGAATGATGGTCGCATCTTTCCTTCCCGGTACATGATATAACACATTAGTCATGTAATTAATatactgtttagcttcattttaTCTGGAGCGTACTGGTCGACTGACATTGCAGAAGGTACAGGCCTGTAATTTTGAGTTACTAGAACCACTAAGTTGCCACGATTCATTAATTGATTCATCTTAGCGGTTTAGAGTCTTTAGAGTCTTATGTATGTCAATTATTACTAGTAGTTACTTatcatttctttgtatttctttgCTTTACTCTGTTAGTTATTTCTTTTGTACGCTGGTCTCCGTTGGCAATTAGTCTGTGTCTGACTGAAAGAGTCGTTtcttgagatgaataaataatcAAATGTCATCAAGCACAAGTGGGGCACCTCTTGTCTTCTCAATAACTCATAAGTCTTAAGGCGTGGAGGTTTGACGCATCAgccattgatcatgcaaataagcTTTTCATTTACGaaaat comes from Branchiostoma floridae strain S238N-H82 chromosome 2, Bfl_VNyyK, whole genome shotgun sequence and encodes:
- the LOC118410377 gene encoding thioredoxin-like; translated protein: MPSMVRDINTKDEFDALLADSNEKLVVVYFSAEWSGLCRMMVNVFEDVAAHNSDVIFAKLDVDKNGETASHCDISSVPIFHCYKNGKKADEYSGTAYEQKLQRELVDKNKEE